The Numenius arquata chromosome 6, bNumArq3.hap1.1, whole genome shotgun sequence sequence aataaaaatttactttcAATGGAGTTCATGCAATggaattagtttttaaaaaatttgtatGAAGTCCACTTTAATTCTTAACAGTTATTATGAGGCTTTCCTGAACCCTACAGTCAAAAGGTAGGATACTAGTAGCCTACCTGATTACTGAGGTAGGCTCAGGTTCCCTGCGTGCTTAAAATCTGGATATAAACCTTCTTCTGTTGGCATGTAAGTAAAAATATCTTGTTTGTAACATTATATGGAAGCAAATGAAGTTGAAATTACATTGTTCAGTGGCAATGTGCTaaatatttagaataaatatCTACGTCCAAAAATATCTTGTTCTGACCTTTGGTTAACATGAGCATCTTTGACTAGAAGTCTTCCTTCTTAGCTCTGAAATTGTagtcctgctctgtgtgtgtgcatgggcaTGCATTCTGGGGGTCCAACCACATTGCCAATGATGCACCTAGATAACCTTTGCAGGAGTGGTTATTAGAGCATTTTTGTAGTTTTTGTTGGAAAGGGGAAATCCTAATCGGAAAATAGAAAGTATATAGCCATTGTTAAATCATATCTGGCAATAGTATGTAAAAGGAAGCAACCGTGGTCTAAATCTGGGTTCTGGCTATATAACCTGacaaaagatgttaaaaacattGTTGATCTCTGACTCTGTGGCATAATGTCTGTAAATTCTTGCTTCATAATTCTTTTACCTTGCCAGCTCCTCCTGTTCTAGCTTAGGACATCATGATGGCTTACTGCACTGTACTGTTCTTGGTTGCTTGTGCTCCCATGACCTCCTGGATGAAGCCAGAGGAGCGATAGCACAGCAGCATCATATCCTTCCTTAGATGTATTCTGCCTGGAGGTATGCATGCCCTGTATTTCCTGACTCTCTCCAGAGTGAGTCTgccccaaaaaatctgacaatcATAGTATTTAGGTAGTACCGTGGAACCGTATTCTTACGTGGTCTTctcagttttcttctcttttcccctaGCCTTTTCCCCTTTGTACTTTTTGAGGATAAGTGGCACAAGggcaggtttttttctcatttaggaATCCATTTACTGTCATGTTTTGGATGCACAGGAAGACTGTTACTTCTTCATCTGAAGGCTCTTTGCATGCTTTCAAAAGAGTGAATTGAGAAGTAAtgccagagaaactgtggatgttACGGTTGTGTACGACAAGTTAACAAGAGGAAAGAATTAGGCTTGgtactttggaagaaaaaaaaagttttatatagACCAAACTCCTGCCTTTggctcaaaagaaaagaaaataatcagcaaAAATTGAAGGAGaattacagaaaacaagaaataagcCTAAATGTTTCTCAAGCTCTACAAAACCCCTTACTTGCCTTTCTCTTACTAAAGGCAAGGAAGAGTCTTATTCTTGAGGGAAATTAATGCTTCCTATCAGTAGTGCAATTCGGAGAACCACTGGTAATTGCATAGCTGTGCAATTATTAGTCATAGTAGACAGAAGGTCCtgtcttgaaaattaaaaaaaaaataaaaaaatgctatttatcCTTCACTTGTTCCTATTTATCCTTCAGGATAAATTCTGAAAGAGCTCGATTTTTCTTGTTGCTattaatttttgttctgctttattcTCCTTGAGTTTCGAGCCTTTTGCCACAAGGATATACAGTAGATTGTGGATGAAAGCAAAATACACAAAAGCTGCAAGCTGTACCATTACCATATTGTCACAAAATAAGAAGTCATAGCATCTCAGTGGGAGGATGTAGCTGCTTTAATCATGGAGAATGGGTCATTCTGCCTGGAGGTCCTGGGCTTGGTTACAATACTCTTGAGGATAGTGGCTCCGTGTGGCACTGATGCAAGGAGTTTATTTACTTCAGGAACAGAGCTGTAATATGTAGCTCTGAGCCTCTCTCTGTTTTCATCAGCTTGCATAATAATAGAGTGTTGAGTTATATTTTGGTAGTGGTTCCCTGCTTTCGAAATCAGGGGAGGAAAGCTAAcgttaacaaaaaattaaaaaagagtgCGGTGGGGTATTAATTCTCTGGTCTTCCATAGTCAGTACTTCTGTAGCATAGGAGactgaatgtatttttctttcagtctttttacAAGTCAAATAAAATAGAAGCATTCCAAAAACTAATAAATCAGAtttattgtcttcttttttcaCTGTCTACAGCTTGGCACACTGACACTATTCCTGGCATTCCTTCCTTCCCCATAGGTTTGatcagtttattttcttcctcctgacaAAGACGTGTCTGTGTGATATGGTCATGCTTTTATTTTAGATAAATTATTCTGAACCTCATGGCATGGGCTTCAGagacttgtattttcttttcattgatttttgtgTGTCCCCCAAACTGTGTGCTCCAGTCCTACACTCTGTAGATAGAATATTGATGCTTAGtctcttttgtggttttggtattgtggttttggtttttcattttaaagcaatttaaagcAAATTAAAGTCCACAGATACTAAATCATTAGTGCTGCttgtgaaaaagtaaaattttggcCCAGGGGATAAGGCAGAAATTAGGAAATAATTTCCATTCCCCCAGTCACACTAAGCTGAAACTGCCTTGCGTTTCCTTAGTTAATTGTTTATTTGCCAGTATTTTGCAACACAGACTGTGGACTGTGCATGCTGTCTGCAGAGAAAGTCACAGACGCAAAGCCAAGCACTGAGCAGTGCCTCTTGCTGGAGGCGCTGACATGGTAACGCAGTCCTTGCCTGAAATGCTGGTGCAACCTTCGTGGCCTTTCATTAGGGTTCTACCGATTGCAGGCTTGAGGATGTTTGTGTATGAAAATGAGAGATAATGGATGTCTTCACCTATGAAACTTGTATTGTTAGATTATCAGGTTGCATGCTAGTTCTGCCTAGAGGACTTGAACTTTGCTGTTTTGCAGGACAGTCTGGACAAACTTGGACTGGACCAGAACTCCCGCAGCACTGTTTTCTGTCGCTGAACGTGAAGGCAATGAAAATTGAGGTGGGAATACAGGGGAGGAAAAACGACCATAGCCAGTGAGCGTCCACCCTGGGTAACTGGATTTTGTGGCTGTTTCTGCCCCACTGTTTTGTGTAAAGTGAGTCTGGTTGCTTGCAGTGGCCCATAGTGTGCTCCCATCCTGGGAGCAGGACCTCCTGTCCAAAGTGGTCCCATGGTCCTCTCCATCAGTGACGTCTGCGTGCGGGACACGTGAAATAGCCGATAATCCACTAAAGATGCCTAAAGATTTCCTAAAGATGCCTTTAGCTTTACAAAAATAGACCCTTCAGACGGGAACTCCTCTCCTAGGGTAACCTGTTTCAGCCCGGGCTGGGAGAGGAGCGGGGTTCGAGCGGGTGTTACACGCTTTGTGTAGTGCACGTCCCGGTCCCAGCCTCCGCCGTGCCCCACGCCGGCGGCCCCCCGAGGCgtgcccggcggcgggaggcggaactccgcggggccggggcggggcgggcagaGGGCGCAGGTGGAGCAGTGTCTGCTGGCTGGGGAGCTGTAAGCGGCCGCCATGGAGGCGCTTATGGtgagaggctgggagggaggagggccgGGTGCGAGCGTGGCGGGCTGATGGCCTGAGCGCCTTGCTCTTCTCCTCACAGGATGCCCCTGTGGCTGTCGCCGTCGCCGTGGTAGCTGcatctgccctgctgctgctgctgctcagggggaCGGGGCGGAGGGCGAGCGGCCTCGTCACCTTGCAGGACCCACTCGCGAAGTACCCGCTGCGGCTGGTGGACAAAGAGGTGACCGAGCGCCCGGGGCGGCTTCTGGCGCGCCTGAACCCCCTCCCTTGTCCCGGCTCTCGGCTCTTCGGGGGTCGTGCCGGCCCTGTGCTGCCCATCGGCCAGGCGGGCGGGGACGGTTGGCCCCGGGGACGGGAGAGGGAGGACGTCTGAGGGGCGGTTGTTCCGTTGGCCCGGGGGGATCTGAGGGGCGGTTGTTCCGTTGGCCCGGGGGGATCTGAGGGGCGGTTGTTCCGTTGGCCCGGGGGGATCTGAGGGACGGTTGTTCCGTTGGCCCGGGGGGATCTGAGGGGCGGTCGGGCCTTTGGCCTAGAGGAAGTCTGAGGGGCCTCGGAGCCAGAGAAGTGCACAGACCCCTCAAAGGGCGGCTGTGACTCCCGCAGCCACACTGCAATGTTTCCCTAGGGTACATCAGGATTCTTAAAAGCATTTATACCTACACTACGGTGTTACAGTAATTTCAAGAGGAGGGTAGACTCATGTCTTTGTGCTTAAATCCTAGTTTAGAGCTGTGTTTCGCCCTTGGTTTCTGTCCAACGTGCATCAGCGAGAAGTAACCCCAACAGCCGGTGCTTCTGCATGTTGTGTTTTTCCTGATCTTTGGCCATGAATTATGAAATGTGCTCACTGGCCTTGGGCAATAGAGGGTTTCCAGATTGTATGTAAAGATGCTCCAGGGATTGGAGCAGGACAGGCAAAAGTCACTCCTTGTGGAATTCAAGAGGAAAACACTgcttctaaattttatttttcaaagctatttctgctttccttccaagTATGTGGCTTGCATGCTAACAAGGAACAGACTTACTGAAGTATATCGTGTTGAGTAGAGTTTGAAATTCAAAGTAGTGGTGATGTTGacctgattttttattattattattgtttttaaggaAATTAGTCATGATACTAAGAAATTCCGATTTGGGCTACCTTCACCAGATCATATATTGGGATTACCTGTAGGTAAGTATTAAAAACGCTTCATCACATACATTTCTGCTTTGGGGATTTATAACTCTATTCATAGTTCTTGGACTTCTGATTGTTTGGGAATTTAAGGCTCAGCAAAGCAGGAAGTGAAAAGCTGCATCTGAATGCTGCTGTGTCAGAGAGAAATGTCAGGTTTCCCAAAGGGTTGTATTTCTGATCTTTTGTGTGTGCTTTGTTCTGCTTCTGTTAAATTGTGTGGTGTAGTTTAGAACAAGAACAGTGAAGCAACTGAGTCTGATGAAATTCATCACCAGACAGGATATAAGCAAGAATGGTACCTGTCAAAGCCTTTTAATGTTTCTTATTTGCATTCGACTTCCACCTGGTGCCCTCAGTTTATTGTCAACTGCCCCCATGCTTTTGGTGAATAAGGTTGTGCTTGTAaagagaaagaacaactcttCTGCCTGGGAAGCTTGTAACTATTCTGTGCAgaacaaaggggaaaatataACTACTGTATATAGAAGATGCTGAAATATTTAGAGCCTTTTCTGTGCATGCACTGATCTCTGATTTACATACATATGCGTGCAACTTTGTCTTGCTTTCTGTACCATGAAGTTCATTTCAGACTAGGATTGGCACAGTGTTCTTTCCTGTACCCTGCAAAACTGATGGCATTGAACCTTGGACCTTGAAGCAGTGGTAATCTACGCAGGGGAAAGTTCTCCCTGTCTGATCTGCAGATGTGGCAGATGTAGCCCTGTTTGTTCTGTACTGTGTTTTGCAGTTTCCTGTGCTATATGGCAAGTGTCAGGGTCTTTCCCATTCCATGCTGTGAGCACGTCCTTCTTGCATGCTGCCGGGCAAGGGCAGCAGTCTTTCTCCAAATTCTCTTCTGGCTTGTATGAGAAAGTGTAATTGAACTGTCCATATTAACTAGACAAACGATAAACAAATTGAGATGTACCCTGCGGTGCTTGTGTTTATCCAGACTTTATTCTCAAGAATTTAAGAACAAGATCCTGAAACTGTACGGGCCAGATTACTTCCTGGGAGATTCCTGCCTTCTGCTTTTTACCAGGATTATTTTGCTATAAATAAGTGTTTTCTGCTAGCACTGttcctgctttttgtttttccatacAACTCGCTAGATTAGTAGTCTGTCTGAGGAGGCCACTCTTAGCAAGGAGTTTCAGTTCTTTTAATCAACAGAAACGGGCTGCCTCTTGGAGCGTTAGGTTGGGCAAAGAGCTCTCTGTGCACAGCAGTGTCCAATGCTGTGGAAGCCGCAGCATTACAGAGGCAGGAGTTATGGAGAAGAAATATGTTTTTGATTTGTTCTTGATGTTTTTTTTGGTGCAGAATCTCTGGGAAATTTGCTCTGAGAGATTGCTGTTATTAAACTGTAATATTTACTTCTTTGCCTGTGTGAACTGTTGTATCCTTACTTCCGCTCCATAATTATAAGAgccaacaggcacaaactggaacacaggacatTCCATCtaagcataaggaaaaacttctttaatttgagggtgacagagcactggaacaggctgctcggagaggttgtggaatcttctctggagatattcaaaacccgtctggatgcattcctgtccaacctgctctaggtgaacctgccttggcaagtcccttccaacccctaccattctgtgattctgtgaatatgagAAGAGCAGAACAGAGAGCACATGAACAGCAAACTTTCTATATTACTATTTTACTATAAATTTCCACCCTTCCTCTTGTCCTTGATTCTGGAACGTACCAGCTCTCCTCAGTTACCCCTGCTCCAGAAattcttgctgaaaaaaaagactAGATGTTTTATACAGCATTTACATGGTAAAGATTTTCTCCGTCATTGCTTGTTATGCTACCTGCTTTTCTCACTTGTCTTGTCTTTCaggatgaaaaaataaataatcagattttaattctttctccCTAGGCCAACATGTTTACCTTTCCGCAAAAATCGATGGTAATCTGGTCATTCGAGCCTATACCCCGGTTTCCAGTGATGAGACAAAAGGTTATGTTGATTTAATTATAAAGGTAAATTTTGGGTTCCTTTAACACAGATAAATTGCtaactggaaggaaggaaggaaagtacTTCATTTTAGTGAAATACAGAGTTTATTTTGATTGATCTTGTTCCAAATAGGATGACTACATGGGAAACAATTCATTTCACAATATCTTTGAATAGTAAGTTGTATCCCCTGTCTCTGCTATATGTTACTGAGAGATAGCAGAGGTAGGGAAGATGAAGAAGAGATTCACTTCTTTGGCAGTACTGCAGGAACTTCCCTAGTATCTTGTGTTTGGCGACACATGAATAGAAGTCACTCTCCCTCAAACTGCTACTAGTGCTTATTGCTAATAGCTGTAAGTAGGAAACAAGTCAGTAAGAACAGCTATCTTTGGTGATGCTACAGATGGCCGTTATACATCTGTGAGCATCAGAAGTTGTGCTAATGTGTTTATTGATTAATGGGATACAGAAACAATGGAAATCCTGAAATCCTTTAAGCTAAGGAATGCAGGATGTTTTGATCCCAGAACGTCTGGATTTGCTAATCCTTTTCTGTGATGGAGTTTGTCCTTAGGCAAAATTCTGGCCTTTTTTTTGCACGCTCTGTTCTTCATGTTACAAGTATGGTGAATTGTTATTAACTACTTAATTCTTAGTTGCTTTGAAAGGTGAAAAAACTATCATGTTGCTGAAGCCTCTGAGAAAGTCTTAAAAGATGCAGGAATGCTATTTTAAGGAGGAGTGATTACAAAAATGGGGTGACATAAGGTTCTTGGTGGAGGGATAGTTTAATGAGGGCACCAGTACATAATCTGCCTGCTGCCTATTCCTGTGAGCTTGGCTGTTTGCAGAGAGCATGGGAACATGTCCATGAgagagcattttatttcttttggctgCTTTCTCTTGCAAGGCACATCAGATAACTGAGAGCAAAGAATTGTCTCAGTTTCTTTCTCAGATGCTAAATTTCAGACCTGCAATATTGTGTTCTACAGTTTGTAATATTGTCTGGAGGAAAGCTAGTGGTTGATGTCCTACAAATTATTGTTTTTACAGGTCTACCACAAAAATGTGAATCCCAAGTTTCCAGAAGGTGGGAAGATGTCCCAGTACCTAAATGACATGAAGATTGGAGATACTATTGATTTCAGAGGGCCAAATGGGCTCCTTGTCTATAAGGGGGCAGGTACTGTGATGTGAAAGTGGGAGAGCAAGAAAGAGGAACTTGTATTGGTTATTTTCAGAGGTGTTTTTTAAAACTTGACAACTTGGTagagaatctttttttaaaaagtggaaaagagaaaATCCACCTTTCCTGGTCTTGCCCAAGAGACCATCGGAGTTGATATGATGACAAAGGGTACTTTGTGTTTACTTTATGTGAGGAATACTCACTCCTCAGGCTATAtaattaaatctaaaaaaatcACTATTGCATTATATTACTGAGAAGGCTGCACTGTAAATAATGCCTCAGCTATACAAACACGGAGGGACACGTTCCAGATGCTTTTTAAGCAAGGGAGGTTGTGGCCTAAAATGCCCTCTGAGAATCTCAGCGTTGTTACTGAATAACCTGCTGACTGAAAGCCAGCTCCATGTCATGATTAAACCAGGTCTGAGTTGACTGGGAGGAAGTAAGTTCAGAGAAGTAATCCTCTTTCAAAATGCAAGTGAAAGATTTTGCACTGATCTTGACTGAGAAGGGACTGTGTGCTTTACTCTCATCTCAGTGAGATAAGTACTCAGCACTTCTCTGGATCATGACCTTTTAAGATGAGTAATGTACTGATGAAGCTGTTATATCTCTGAGGAAACAAGCAATGCACATTTTACACGTGTTCCTTTCTGCTCTGATTTGGCCGCTATAAAGAGTAGTAGCTAGGAAAGCTTGTCAAAGAGCAAAGAAGCTCTTTGTGCTCAATGCTGTGGTGAGTCCATTTAACATTTCCAGAAGATCTGTCCTAATTAATTGGTAGGCCATAGTAATTTATTCCCATGGAATTTGTATCCATGTTTGTTTGGCAGTTAATGTACCTAtaggttttgaatatttcttctAGGTACCTTTCTTATCAAGCCTCATAAGAAAtctgaagcagagaaaaagttTGCGAAGCATCTTGGGATGATAGCTGGAGGAACAGGTAAAACTATTTTCATCATATGGAACGTCTAGAGAATGAAGGTGTCTTTATGGATGCGTGTGAGGAGTATCGAACACTGTACTGTAGTAGCAGAGCACCTAcacctgtatttcttttcatgagCATTTGGCAACCTGAGGCTTTTCAGTGGCTTGAGCTCAGTCCCGGGAGCTAGCAACTTAAGAGTTTTAATCTTGATCTACTGTGTGACCACAGAGAAGTCACATCATCTCTCTGAGCTCCAGTGTCaatgacaaaaaatattttaggagaaTGTTTTGAGGGTAAAATTACTGTATGTTTTAGAGAATGCCGAAGAGGAGAGTCCCAGATACAAGtcttgtggttttggttttgttttgaaatgatttGTAATAGAAACCCCCAACCTCTGTGTTTCACATGGATTAGAAATTCAGAGGTGTGTAGCCCTGTGCAAATTAAGCTCCACTGAAGGAATGCGGCATTAATATTGAACTGCAGTCATAGAAAGAAATACCCACTTTTtaactactttattttttaacaggaataacacccatgTTGCAGCTGATTCGTAGTATCACAAATGATCCTAAGGACTCCACAAAATGTTACCTTCTTTTTGCTAATCAGGTGAGAATAATGATCCATCTCTTTTTGTTCTTCATCAATGGCCTACCCTTTTTGCTGGCCTCAGAGCTTTTTAAACTGATGGGACATTGACCCCTGGAGAAAATACTGCTCTGCATGTTTCATACTCTTCCAGTGTCTTTGGGTTTGTATTTTCACCCAACCATTTATAAGAAAATATTATCCGAGAGAGTGCATTTAAAAATGATCCATACAGGGAGGGGCAGGAAATGGTTATTATGTAAGCCCTTAATACGTTGTCTTGGGTTAAAACAATTTAAGGAGCAACTGTATAAAAAACCTTATCCATAAGGCCCTTTATAAATACTTCTGTGGTGCTGTCATAGTTGCCAcaatcttttatttgttttaaaggtgGCTCCTCATAGTTTCACTTGTACTCCCTAATTCCTATATTGTGGAATAAATAGCATGAACAGATCCTGATCCCTCTACTCATTTTACTCCTCCACTGATTTCAAGGAAACGGTATTTTGTTCCGTTGATCTGTTTCTACAGTTGACCTTCACCATGCAGGTACAGGACCATATTTGCCAGGGTCAGAGACAAATCCACCTAATTGTGATTAAAAAGTTGTTCAAATTGCCATCTTTAAGACAGTGTTTAGATGGCTACTAAGTCTCATAGTTTGTTGTTCTTAATTTGAATTTACAGAAACCTGTAATGATAATAGGTTATCatgtaagggggggggggataacTTTCTTCTTTTGAATGAGTTATCATTGCGTTTGTTTTGCTGAATGTCAGATGAACTCAAAGTAGGGGGCACCTTGAGATGGTTTGGAGCTAAACAGCAGTCTtgttttgcagacagaaaaagaTATATTACTGAGAGCTGAGCTAGAAGACATTGCTAAGAGGCATCCTGATCAGTTCACGCTTTGGTATACACTGGACAGACCTCCACAAGGTAGGCTACTGGTACACACTGGAAATGCTTTTGCTCGTCACTGTTCAGCAGTCAGAGTTTCACTCTTGTTCAAGGGACCATTAGTATAATACCAAGTTCTCTTGTCTTACACTATTTTAAACAACAAAGACACCCCTCAGCCCCTCAGAAACAAGCCTTACTGCAACACCTGTTTTGAAAAGTGTTCTAAACCAGATGGGCCTTAGAAAGTGTGAACCAGTAATAAGCGCCAGTTGTGTCAGATGCATGCAGTGGATCTTTTGATGTATTTCAGGATGTGCCCTTTTTTTGGAGTTCTCAGCAAAAGTTAGAGCTCTGTTTTGGGTATTCTCCCAAATCAGGTTACGTTAGCATTTTGTTGGCATTAAATTGCTTAATACCTGTGAACAGTGCATGCACATCTTCGATTTGCAGCAGCTCTAGATTAGATTCTGGTAAAACAGAGCTGCCATATGCGTTAAATGTAGTCTGGTGTGGCACTGAATTAGAAATGGAGGGAGAGGTAGAACTCTATTGAATCTCCTTCGAAACCTGGGTATTTGTGTTTGCTGATGTTGTAAGTGATCTGAGCTTTAACAGATGTAAGAGTGAAACTGAGTCAGATCAGTTCTGTACCTGTTGTCAGCAATAGCCATGAGTAAAGGGCCAGGGTTACCAGCAGGCTTTGATACTCTTCCAGTCTTTAGTATTTCTCAGTTCTGAGCCCAATATGTCTTTACAGATACAGTAACAGATCAGTGGGCTACTTCAGTATGAAATTACCGTGTCTCCTTTGAAGGCCGTGTGAGCTTTTTGGCAGTCTGTTAGTGACACAGGATTAGCAGTTTTGTGTGAAGAATGACTTGCTCTGGTTTGCATTTGCCTTTTAATTCTTGTGTTGGAAGACAGTGTGAATAGGTTCCTACCAACTGGTTTCATGTTACTAATTTTACAGAAATCTATCACTCACCCCTGCTGCCTCATCTTTTCTAAAGATTGCTAGTATTCCCCACATAGTGGTCATTACATACCTTTGCTCATCCTTGTTCTCTCAACCTTTTCCAGCTCTGTTGTCTCCCTTTTTGAGCTGACCGGATCAGAACCGAACAGCAGTAGTcaagatgcaggcaaacgctgtatttttaatttgatgtggtgttcccttttcctttcctaataCTTCTTAATGTTTCATGTGCCTTttgactgctgctgttttcataACCCAAATATCTTGCTCCCAATATATGAGcttaaagcacatatttttgtaTGCGAAGGTAGGATTATTTTTCCAACTTGGCTTACTTTAAATAGCAGATGCATTCAATAATATTACTGCTTGAAATTATCTGGTGtttatttcctctctcttttctttttaatcagttaCCAACACAGCAGAACTTTTGTCATCATCAAACTTTGTCTCCACTCaatctctttttcatttatttttttttaatgtgttggaAGGCACAGGTCTCAATATCTCTCCTTCCATAACTGCCTGAGTGACCTCTCTTCACTGGAAAAGCGCTGATTTATTCTTCTTGTATATTCCTACCTGccatctaatttttttaaatgtctgaaagTCTATATAAACCCTTAGCAATCAATCAATTCCTTGTTATACACACACTTGTCCCTATCAAAGGGGACCGTTAAGTTTGAGCTCAGTGACAGCTTTAGCCCTCTCTGCTTGCAGTGATGGTGGCAGCATGACTTCGCTGATTCTTCAGCTACTTTGTGAGTACAACATATGCAGTTAAAAAAGGCTTCAGACTGTACAGAGATTCAAATTAatagtttaatttctttgtttcagaTTGGAAGTACAGTTCTGGCTTCGTCACTGCGGACATGATTAAaacccacctcccttcccccagcagtgAGACGCTCATTCTCATGTGTGGGCCACCACCTATGATTCAGTTTGCATGTCAGCCCAACCTGGACACACTCGGCTATTCCAAGAGCAGTATATTTTCTTACTAGCACTGATGTCATCTGATACTTTTTAGTAAGTATGTACTGCATATTTTCCTACAGGAACAGCTGGTGTGTAACTGTGCAGTatttcttgtgtgtgttttttatctGCGTAATATAATTTCTATGGTTTACAACTTAATAATTACCTTTGCATGTTTTAATACTAAGCTGTTGAGAGATCATCTTGAATTGTGCAGAAGTAACTTAGCCTAACCTCATAAGTTAGTATGAAATGgcaattctgcaaaaaaaaattcagtgcaatTGCAGAAGTATGACAGATAAAACCACTTGTTTGTTAACATGGGTATGGAAATTGGGAGAGGGCTGTGAAACTGGACTAGGATTATTTGACTGTGCTCTGTAAGTAATTCATTTAGTGCATCCTGGGGGAAGGAGAGTACAAAGAACAGTTtgttgggtgtggtttttttttctaaatactatTTTACAGCGCTTTAGAGGGACTAAGTCTAGGTACGCTATTGAAAAAGTGAACAGAATTTGGGTAACATGCAAATTGCTTATTACTGTAACAGATATTCTAATTAGTGTGAAATTTACTCAGAAGGATTACATAACTTCATGCTTCATACATAACCTTAGCTAAACAATCACTGCCAATTGTATATGGAAGCTCTGGGCTGCATAATACAGATGTAAATATCCAGTTGTGTTAGGTCATTTGAAT is a genomic window containing:
- the CYB5R2 gene encoding NADH-cytochrome b5 reductase 2; protein product: MEALMDAPVAVAVAVVAASALLLLLLRGTGRRASGLVTLQDPLAKYPLRLVDKEEISHDTKKFRFGLPSPDHILGLPVGQHVYLSAKIDGNLVIRAYTPVSSDETKGYVDLIIKVYHKNVNPKFPEGGKMSQYLNDMKIGDTIDFRGPNGLLVYKGAGTFLIKPHKKSEAEKKFAKHLGMIAGGTGITPMLQLIRSITNDPKDSTKCYLLFANQTEKDILLRAELEDIAKRHPDQFTLWYTLDRPPQDWKYSSGFVTADMIKTHLPSPSSETLILMCGPPPMIQFACQPNLDTLGYSKSSIFSY